The Impatiens glandulifera chromosome 3, dImpGla2.1, whole genome shotgun sequence genome contains a region encoding:
- the LOC124931838 gene encoding transcription factor bHLH48-like, protein MAAQPETGGSSFTALLGLPANQAMELLHLDSSSRPTNSPENWNNNRVTYNSHPLNCTPTFPSNAALLERAAKFSIFAAAGTETSETCSIPSNSSANSQKVKQEPVDSEPKPMISIDQHDEQLITSTDKKSTKRKEMEKKCKRTGKKCKNVVINEEDGEKLPYVHVRARRGQATDSHSLAERARREKINARMKLLQELVPGCDKISGTAMVLDEIINHVQSLQRQVEFLSMRLAAVNPRIDFNIESVLALENRSSPTESNFPEGMMIPPIWSEGQFNGNRSNIQYQQQLWPPPLDGLVLHHPVWGRQDNPNFINTPDNSIMSYDSSPNSASLYSNHAKMEL, encoded by the exons ATGGCTGCACAGCCGGAGACCGGAGGAAGTTCCTTCACTGCTCTTCTCGGACTTCCTGCTAATCAAGCAATGGAGCTATTGCACTTAGATTCTTCTTCTCGCCCGACTAATTCGCCCGAAAATTGGAACAATAATCGAGTTACTTACAATTCTCACCCGCTCAATTGCACTCCCACTTTCCCGTCGAACGCAGCTCTACTTGAACGTGCAGCGAAGTTCTCTATCTTTGCCGCCGCGGGGACGGAAACTTCAGAGACCTGCTCAATTCCGTCAAATTCAAGCGCTAATTCGCAGAAGGTGAAGCAAGAGCCTGTCGATTCAGAGCCAAAGCCAATGATATCAATAGATCAACATGATGAACAATTGATTACTAGCACAGATAAGAAATCAACCAAGAGAAAGGAGATGGAGAAGAAG TGTAAAAGAACCGGGAAAAAATGCAAGAACGTGGTTATTAACGAGGAAGACGGCGAAAAGCTGCCATATGTTCATGTTCGAGCTCGTCGGGGGCAAGCTACAGATAGTCATAGCTTAGCTGAGAGA gctaggagagagaaaatcaatGCCCGTATGAAGCTACTTCAAGAACTGGTCCCTGGATGTGACAAG ATTTCAGGTACAGCTATGGTGCTGGATGAAATTATTAATCATGTTCAGTCCCTACAACGTCAAGTGGAG ttTTTGTCTATGAGACTTGCTGCTGTTAACCCAAGGATTGATTTCAACATTGAGAGTGTACTGGCTTTAGAA AATAGATCATCCCCTACAGAGAGTAACTTCCCAGAAGGAATGATGATACCGCCAATATGGTCTGAAGGTCAGTTTAATGGCAACAGAAGTAATATTCAGTATCAACAACAATTGTGGCCACCTCCTCTTGATGGACTTGTTCTTCATCATCCAGTTTGGGGAAGACAGGATAATCCCAATTTCATTAATACCCCCGACAACTCAATAATGAGCTACGATTCTTCACCCAACTCAG CATCTTTATATTCAAATCATGCGAAAATGGAGCTATGA
- the LOC124930751 gene encoding uncharacterized protein LOC124930751 isoform X2, producing the protein MKEVDKKITPNNNQKKYSGRSQRRERKLPLEHASNTLIESEAESKSSSEKLNPSPCTLSQPTTEPVEVYKNMVIHYADDDDDTSRLEEPSQENKEEISANSIGLEREEKKENGEPDPDGELQNSIESNEGLTEIASSKNVKIHPCSVNGEPVHEVKEVDVLEEASNDEHKEKPGMDKKIEEMEMRIQKLEEELREVAALEISLYSVVPEHGSSAHKVHTSARRLSRLYIHACKYWSSDKRATVARSAISGLIFVAKSSSNDVPRLSFWLSNTVVLREIISQVFGNSCSHSRIFEVAGQGKKSESKLSSLKWKGNSKQGFTQFLDDWQETSTFIATLEKVEYWIFNRIVESIWWQALTPNMQSPTEKTNSGKMLSSDDHEKGSYSIDLWKNAFEDALKRLCPVRAGGHECGCLPALSRKVMEQCVSRLDVAMFNAILRESAHEIPTDPLSDPIIDPNVLPIPAGDLSFGSGAQLKNSIGNWSRLLVELFGTNEYDSSKENEQINSDDDNQGGNVESKHFNLLSSLSDLLMLPKDMLINRPVREEVCPSIGLPLVKRILCNFTPDEFCPDPVPGAVLESLNAECLIERRISGESAGSFPYRASPVIYTPPCSKDVAEKVAEAGTKSHQLSRNASVIQRKGYTSDEELEELQSPLTSFIQNFPSSPSVDVANGRTVRYELLREVWN; encoded by the exons ATGAAAGAGGTTGACAAGAAGATAACTCCAAACAATAATCAGAAGAAATATTCTGGAAGATCTCAAAGGAGAGAACGAAAGCTTCCACTAGAACATGCCAGTAATACTTTGATTGAGAGTGAAGCTGAATCTAAATCTTCTTCAGAAAAACTGAATCCCAGTCCATGTACCCTTTCACAACCTACTACAGAGCCTGTTGAGGTGTATAAGAACATGGTCATACATTatgctgatgatgatgatgataccAGCAGATTGGAGGAGCCATCTCAAG AGAATAAGGAAGAAATAAGCGCGAATTCCATTGGTTTAGAGAgggaagagaagaaagaaaatggaGAACCCGATCCAGATGGAGAATTGCAGAACAGCATTGAATCCAATGAAGGCTTGACAGAAATTGCCTCCTCAAAGAATGTGAAAATTCATCCTTGCAGTGTTAACGGCGAACCTGTTCATGAGGTAAAGGAAGTGGATGTATTGGAGGAGGCCTCAAATGATGAGCACAAAGAGAAACCTGGTATGGACAAAAAAATTGAAGAGATGGAGATGAGAATTCAGAAACTTGAAGAGGAGCTAAGAGAAGTTGCTGCCCTTGAAATTTCACTCTATTCTGTTGTACCTGAGCATGGAAGTTCAGCACATAAAGTGCATACATCTGCTAGGAGGCTTTCTAGGTTATACATCCACGCTTGCAAATATTGGTCATCGGACAAACGGGCAACAGTTGCAAGAAGTGCTATCTCTGGACTTATTTTTGTTGCCAAATCCTCCAGCAATGATGTGCCAAG GTTGTCTTTCTGGTTGTCCAACACTGTTGTTCTGAGGGAAATTATCTCGCAAGTCTTTGGGAATTCATGCTCCCATTCAAGAATTTTTGAGGTAGCAGGTCAAGGAAAGAAAAGTGAAAGCAAGCTATCATCTTTGAAATGGAAAGGTAATTCTAAGCAGGGATTTACGCAATTCCTCGATGACTGGCAAGAGACTAGCACATTCATAGCCACACTAGAGAAAGTTGAATACTGGATTTTCAATAGGATAGTTGAGTCTATTTGGTGGCAG GCTTTGACTCCAAACATGCAATCCCCAACTGAAAAAACGAATTCTGGTAAAATGCTATCGTCAGACGATCATGAGAAAGGAAGCTACTCGATTGACCTCTGGAAAAATGCGTTTGAGGATGCTCTTAAACGACTTTGTCCAGTTCGAGCAGGCGGGCATGAATGTGGCTGCCTCCCTGCATTGTCAAGAAAG GTCATGGAACAGTGTGTTTCAAGGCTAGATGTGGCTATGTTTAATGCTATTCTGCGTGAATCAGCTCACGAGATTCCAACTGATCCTTTATCAGATCCTATAATCGATCCTAACGTTTTGCCTATACCTGCGGGGGATTTGAGTTTTGGTTCAGGTGCACAACTGAAAAATTCG ATCGGAAATTGGTCTAGATTGCTTGTTGAGCTGTTTGGAACCAATGAATATGATTCATCAAAGGAAAATGAGCAGATCAACTCAGATGATGATAATCAAGGTGGAAATGTCGAGTCAAAACATTTCAACCTTCTCAGTTCCCTTAGTGATCTTTTGATGCTTCCAAAAGACATGCTTATAAATCGGCCAGTTAGAGAAGAG GTTTGTCCATCTATCGGTCTTCCATTGGTCAAACGAATACTCTGCAACTTCACCCCAGACGAGTTCTGCCCAGACCCTGTTCCTGGTGCTGTTTTAGAGTCATTAAATGCCGAG TGTCTGATAGAACGCAGAATATCTGGAGAATCAGCTGGAAGCTTCCCTTATAGAGCTTCTCCGGTTATCTATACCCCTCCCTGTTCGAAGGACGTGGCGGAGAAAGTTGCAGAAGCAGGAACTAAATCTCATCAACTTTCGAGGAATGCGTCTGTCATACAACGAAAAGGGTATACGAGTGATGAGGAATTGGAGGAGTTGCAGTCACCTCTAACATCCTTCATTCAGAATTTCCCATCATCTCCATCTGTTGACGTCGCTAATGGAAGAACTGTAAGGTATGAACTCCTTCGTGAAGTTTGGAATTAG
- the LOC124930751 gene encoding uncharacterized protein LOC124930751 isoform X1 has product MKEVDKKITPNNNQKKYSGRSQRRERKLPLEHASNTLIESEAESKSSSEKLNPSPCTLSQPTTEPVEVYKNMVIHYADDDDDTSRLEEPSQDLKPSEVSEKENKEEISANSIGLEREEKKENGEPDPDGELQNSIESNEGLTEIASSKNVKIHPCSVNGEPVHEVKEVDVLEEASNDEHKEKPGMDKKIEEMEMRIQKLEEELREVAALEISLYSVVPEHGSSAHKVHTSARRLSRLYIHACKYWSSDKRATVARSAISGLIFVAKSSSNDVPRLSFWLSNTVVLREIISQVFGNSCSHSRIFEVAGQGKKSESKLSSLKWKGNSKQGFTQFLDDWQETSTFIATLEKVEYWIFNRIVESIWWQALTPNMQSPTEKTNSGKMLSSDDHEKGSYSIDLWKNAFEDALKRLCPVRAGGHECGCLPALSRKVMEQCVSRLDVAMFNAILRESAHEIPTDPLSDPIIDPNVLPIPAGDLSFGSGAQLKNSIGNWSRLLVELFGTNEYDSSKENEQINSDDDNQGGNVESKHFNLLSSLSDLLMLPKDMLINRPVREEVCPSIGLPLVKRILCNFTPDEFCPDPVPGAVLESLNAECLIERRISGESAGSFPYRASPVIYTPPCSKDVAEKVAEAGTKSHQLSRNASVIQRKGYTSDEELEELQSPLTSFIQNFPSSPSVDVANGRTVRYELLREVWN; this is encoded by the exons ATGAAAGAGGTTGACAAGAAGATAACTCCAAACAATAATCAGAAGAAATATTCTGGAAGATCTCAAAGGAGAGAACGAAAGCTTCCACTAGAACATGCCAGTAATACTTTGATTGAGAGTGAAGCTGAATCTAAATCTTCTTCAGAAAAACTGAATCCCAGTCCATGTACCCTTTCACAACCTACTACAGAGCCTGTTGAGGTGTATAAGAACATGGTCATACATTatgctgatgatgatgatgataccAGCAGATTGGAGGAGCCATCTCAAGATCTAAAACCATCTGAAGTTTCTGAAAAAGAGAATAAGGAAGAAATAAGCGCGAATTCCATTGGTTTAGAGAgggaagagaagaaagaaaatggaGAACCCGATCCAGATGGAGAATTGCAGAACAGCATTGAATCCAATGAAGGCTTGACAGAAATTGCCTCCTCAAAGAATGTGAAAATTCATCCTTGCAGTGTTAACGGCGAACCTGTTCATGAGGTAAAGGAAGTGGATGTATTGGAGGAGGCCTCAAATGATGAGCACAAAGAGAAACCTGGTATGGACAAAAAAATTGAAGAGATGGAGATGAGAATTCAGAAACTTGAAGAGGAGCTAAGAGAAGTTGCTGCCCTTGAAATTTCACTCTATTCTGTTGTACCTGAGCATGGAAGTTCAGCACATAAAGTGCATACATCTGCTAGGAGGCTTTCTAGGTTATACATCCACGCTTGCAAATATTGGTCATCGGACAAACGGGCAACAGTTGCAAGAAGTGCTATCTCTGGACTTATTTTTGTTGCCAAATCCTCCAGCAATGATGTGCCAAG GTTGTCTTTCTGGTTGTCCAACACTGTTGTTCTGAGGGAAATTATCTCGCAAGTCTTTGGGAATTCATGCTCCCATTCAAGAATTTTTGAGGTAGCAGGTCAAGGAAAGAAAAGTGAAAGCAAGCTATCATCTTTGAAATGGAAAGGTAATTCTAAGCAGGGATTTACGCAATTCCTCGATGACTGGCAAGAGACTAGCACATTCATAGCCACACTAGAGAAAGTTGAATACTGGATTTTCAATAGGATAGTTGAGTCTATTTGGTGGCAG GCTTTGACTCCAAACATGCAATCCCCAACTGAAAAAACGAATTCTGGTAAAATGCTATCGTCAGACGATCATGAGAAAGGAAGCTACTCGATTGACCTCTGGAAAAATGCGTTTGAGGATGCTCTTAAACGACTTTGTCCAGTTCGAGCAGGCGGGCATGAATGTGGCTGCCTCCCTGCATTGTCAAGAAAG GTCATGGAACAGTGTGTTTCAAGGCTAGATGTGGCTATGTTTAATGCTATTCTGCGTGAATCAGCTCACGAGATTCCAACTGATCCTTTATCAGATCCTATAATCGATCCTAACGTTTTGCCTATACCTGCGGGGGATTTGAGTTTTGGTTCAGGTGCACAACTGAAAAATTCG ATCGGAAATTGGTCTAGATTGCTTGTTGAGCTGTTTGGAACCAATGAATATGATTCATCAAAGGAAAATGAGCAGATCAACTCAGATGATGATAATCAAGGTGGAAATGTCGAGTCAAAACATTTCAACCTTCTCAGTTCCCTTAGTGATCTTTTGATGCTTCCAAAAGACATGCTTATAAATCGGCCAGTTAGAGAAGAG GTTTGTCCATCTATCGGTCTTCCATTGGTCAAACGAATACTCTGCAACTTCACCCCAGACGAGTTCTGCCCAGACCCTGTTCCTGGTGCTGTTTTAGAGTCATTAAATGCCGAG TGTCTGATAGAACGCAGAATATCTGGAGAATCAGCTGGAAGCTTCCCTTATAGAGCTTCTCCGGTTATCTATACCCCTCCCTGTTCGAAGGACGTGGCGGAGAAAGTTGCAGAAGCAGGAACTAAATCTCATCAACTTTCGAGGAATGCGTCTGTCATACAACGAAAAGGGTATACGAGTGATGAGGAATTGGAGGAGTTGCAGTCACCTCTAACATCCTTCATTCAGAATTTCCCATCATCTCCATCTGTTGACGTCGCTAATGGAAGAACTGTAAGGTATGAACTCCTTCGTGAAGTTTGGAATTAG